The Stenotrophomonas sp. NA06056 genome segment GGCGCTCAGTGCGTGGTGGCTGATCGACAAGCTGTCCGGCGACGGACTCAACGCCGCCACCCTGTATCACCTGGGTGCGGACATGGAAGGCGCTGGTGTCGCCGACTTCAAGGGCTATATCGCCGGCTTCATCGTGCTGGCGGCAGTGTCGCTGCTGCCGTTGTTTGCCACGCGGGTGAAGCGCTGGCGCCGTCCCACAGCCGGTGGTGCATGGTTTGCCGGTTTCGCCGCGCTGTGGGTGGCCACGATCATGATCAGCCCACTGGCACGCGATGGCCAACGCCTTTACCAGCAGCTGCGCCCGGTGGATTTCGCCCGTATCGCCCCCGAATACCAGGTGCCCACGCAGGCCCTGCAGCGCCCGCGCAACATCGTGTGGATCTACGGCGAAAGCCTGGAGCGCACCTATCTGGATGAGGCCGTGTTTCCCGGCCTGATGCCCAATCTCAACCGCTTGGCCGCCAAGTCACTCGATGTCCGCGGGCTGGCCTCGGCCGAGGGTGGCGGCTGGACCATCGCCGGCCTGGTGTCATCGATGTGCGGCGTACCGCTGACCACCTCGCAGGGCGATGAGAACAGCATGGACCGGATGGGCAGCTTCCTGCCCAAGGCCGTGTGCCTGGGCGACTACCTGAAGCAGCAGGGCTACACCAACCACTACCTGGGCGGTGCCAACGGCCAGTTCGCCGGCAAGGGCCAGTTCCTGGCCAGCCATGGCTTCGATGAAGTGCATGACCTGGCGTGGTTCAAACAGCAGAAGAAGATCGGCCGCATCCATTACTCCGCGTGGGGCGTGCATGACGACGTGCTGCTGGACACGGCCTATCAGCGCTTCGAGCAGCTGTCGCGGCAGGACGCGCCGTTCATGCTTACCACGTTGACCATGGACACGCACCACCCGGCCGGGCATCTGCCGGTGGCCTGCAAGGGCGAGCGCTACCAGAGCCAGTACGGCAACATCGGCATGCTCAATGCCCTGAAGTGCACCGACCGCCTGATCTCGCAGCTGGTCGAGCGCATCCTGGCCAGCCCCTATGGCAAGGACACGCTGATCGTGATTGCCTCCGATCACCTGGCCATGCCCAATGACCTCAGCCATATCCTGACCAAGCAGAAGCGCGAAAACCTGCTGCTGTTCCTCGGTGACGGCGTGACCCCGCGCCAGCTGGCGGCCGAAGACGGCTCGACGCTGGATTCCGGTGCCACCCTGCTCAGCCTGCTCGATCCGAACCTGCAGACGATGGGCTTTGGCCGTTCGCTGCTGGATGACAAGCGCGCGCCGAGTGCCAGCGCCGCCGCACGCCGCGATGGCGGCCGTGACTACCCGCAGTACCTGGCCTTCGCGCGCTCGCTGTGGCTGGGTGAACCGACCCGGCAGCTGAAGATCGACGGCGATGACCAGGTGGTGGTGGGCCTGCAGCACGTGCAGCCGCCGGTGCTGCTGGAGTACGACAAGGACTGGGACCTGAAATCGGTGTACCTGGAAAACACCTCGCGCCAGTTCGACGACGCCGACCCGGACAACACGCTGGCCTATGTCGATCGCTGCACCGCGTTCGAGGATGGCTCGGCCGACGGCGACTGGTGCGCGCTGCTGGTGAACCGCGACAACGGCATCAAGCTGTACCGCGATGGCGAGCTACGCAACGGCATCGGCGTGGATGCCCCGCTGGATGCGTTCCAAGGTCCCCGCCCCAGCGTGCGCCAGGCGCACATGATCACGCAGAAGGGCCGCCGTACCCGTGCCGGCCAGTACATGCTGCAGTTGGTGGCCAGCACGCGGCCCGATCGCGGGTTCTGGATCGAAGCGGTGTCCTCGCAGCGCAAGGTGGTGCTGGCCCAGCAGTGGGTGCAGCCCGATGCCGATGGCAAGATCAACGTGTCGTTCGGTCTCGACCACGAAGTGGACGACCTGGAGATCCGCGCGTGGTTGAACCACGCCGAGAAGCTGGCGGTAGATACGTTCGCACTGGTGCCCTCGCGCGGGCGGCCGCGGGGGTAAAGGGGGTTCGGCAGGGCTGCGCCCTGCACCTGCCGAGGCTGAAGCAAAAGCAACGGCCAAATCGGCTCTGGGTTGTCTGTGGTTGGGCGGGGCGGTGTGGGTGTGCAGGACACGCCGTAAACCCATCCCTGGGGGCTCGATGGCGCCATCCATGGCGCCAACGGTCCTGCACACCCACACCGCCCCACCCCCGACAGTTTCCCGGTGACGGTTGGTGGTAGATCCACGCCATGCGTGGATGAATGTCCATCGAAATCGAATATCTCGACAATTGATCGAAAAACATCCACGCATGGCGTGGATCTACGTGTCGACCAAGGTCGACACCCACCAAGAGCACGCCATGCCATTCCGACAGATCGCGGGAATCTGTCGAAGGCGGGGTGGGTCCGGTTGCGGGGGTGTCCGCGGCATGGATGCCGCGGCCAAGCCCCCAAGGATGGGTTTACGGCGTCCCCCGCAACCGGACCCACCCCGCCAAACCACGGATAGCCAGCTTTTGCTGTTGCTCCGGCTTTTGCCGTTGCCGTTGCCTCTGCGGGTGCAGGGCGCAGCCCTGCCGCCCCACCCTCTTACTGCTCTGGATCGCGGGTGATGTGGATGTCGGTCGGCGTGGACAGCGGAATGTTCCGCTCGGCCAGGATCTGCAGCAGGCTGAAATACAGATCGCTGCGCGTGCCATACACCTGCCGCGGGCTGGCCACGTAGGCGAAGCTGTTGATGCTGATCTGGCCACCGGCAATGCTGTCGATATAGACCGACGGCGCCGGCTGCTGCAGTACCGAGGTGTGGGCACCGTAGGCATCCAGCAGCGCCTGTCGCAGGCTCGCGACGTCGGTACTGGTCGGCACCGCGAACTGGATCTGGATGCGGCCCTGGTTGTTGCCCATCGTCATGTTGCGGATGGTCTTGGTGATCAGCTCCGAGTTCGGCACGATCAGCGTGGACTTGTCGCTCACCTGGATCTCGGTCGAACGCACGTTGATGCGCTTGATGTCACCTTCCTGGTCACCCAGCTTCACCCAGTCGCCGATCTTCACCGGGCGCTCGGTCAGCAGGATCAGGCCGGAGACGAAGTTCTGGATGATCGCCTGCAGGCCAAAACCAATACCCACCGAGAGCGCGCTGACCAGCAGCGCCAGGTTCTTCAGGTTCAGGCCCATCGCGGTCAGCGCCCACAGGCCCACCAGGATGATGCCGACGTAGCCGGCGATGGTGCTGATCGAATTGCGCGCGCCCAGGTCCAGTTCGGTCTTGGGCAGGTAGGTGTCGGTCAGCCAGCGCTGCAGCAGCTGGGTCAGGCCGATGCCCACCAGCAGTACCAGCACGCCGGTGACGATGCGGCCCGGCTGCAGCGTCAGGTCCTTGTTGATCACGATGCCGTTGGCCAGCGATGCAACGCGCTCGACCACCGAGCCGATATTGCCGAACGGCGCGGCCAGCGCCAGCAGCGCGAACAACACCACGAACGTGCGCAGCAGCGCCGACAACAGCACGCCCGCCTGTTCCAGCTTGGACACGCTGAGGCCGGTGCTGAGCAGGATGGTCTGGCCAACCTTGCTGTCGGCATTGAGCAGCCAGGTGGAGAAATCATCGACAAACTTGAACAGCAGCGTTGCCGCCAGCACCACGATGCTGCCGCCGATCAGCTGCTGGTTCACGAACTTTGCGAAGTTCACATAGCCCATCAGGGTGGCGACAATCGCGGCCACCACGGCGATGTTGCCGGCGACCCGTGCCAGCACCAGCCAGCTGCTGCGCCGTACCGGAACGGCCGCGCCCTGGCCGTCGGCCTGCGCTTCCAGCTTTGCCTCGGCCTCGGCGGTCTGGCGCCGATGCAGGCGTGCCAGGGTCACCAGCATGGCCATGATCAGACCCAGATAGGTCAAGGCGATCACGCCGTCCACTGCCACCGTGGTGACATCGCTGGTGCGGGTGGCACGATCGATGGCTACCAGCACCGTACTCAGCCAGGCCAGGGCAGCAGCACCCCAAGCGTACTTGCGCAGTTTCAGCGCGGCGGTGTCATCCAGGTTCAGCAGCCGCCACGAGGGTCGCTTGGGCACCAGCAGGCAGGCACTGAGCGCGGAAATGAAGGCCGCAGCGAAGGTCGCTGCCTGTATGCCTTCGGCCACGCTCTGCAGTCGCGGCGGAATCGCGCCGATGGCATCCAGTGAAGCCACCAGCACCACCACGGCGTAGCCGGGCAGCAGGGTACCCACCAACAGCAGCCACATGGCCAGGCCGGAGCGGCGCAGGCGGCCGTCGGGCGCTCGCTCGGATGCAGCGAAGCGGCGCCCCAGCGCGCGCAGCCACAGGCGCAGCGGGAACATCATCACCAAGGCCGCCGCCAGCCCCAGCAGCAACGTGCCCCAGCCATGGGTGGCAATGGCCGTGGTCAACGCCGCACGGCCCTGCTGGGCCAACGGCATGACGCGGGCGATGTCGTTTGGCAACTGATCGGCCACCTGTTGCCACAGCGCCGGTGACAGCGGCGAGGCGACCTTGCGCCCCAGTTCCTCGGTGCGCTGCGCGTTGCGCTGTTTGTCGATGTCCGCGCTCAGCTGCTGTGCACGCACGGCATTGGACTTGGCCTGGGCAATCGATGCCACCAGGGCATCGCGCTGGCGGGTCAGCGTGCGCCGCTGCGCGGCCAGCTCCGGCGGTTCCGTGGTGTCCTTGGGCGCATCGCCCAGCTGCGCCAGTTGCTCGTTGAGCTGGTCCAGCTGCGGCTGCAGGGTCTTTTCCAGCGCCTCGGCATCGCGCTTGGCCTGTGATGCAGTTTCCGAAAGCGTGCCCAGCGTTTCGGTGGCCTCGGCGTCCACGCGCTTGCGTGCAACATCCTTCAGCGTGCTGTCGATCTGCGCCAGCTGCTGCTTCGGTGTGGGGTCGTCATCCTGGGCCAGCGCCGGCACGGCCAGCAGCAGCGTGCAACACAACAGCAGGCCCAACCACGGACCACGCACCAGGATCGTTCGGAAGAAAGAAGACACGCCAGCCACACCGGTTCACGCGGACCACCGCGCCTGCGCGCGACTATACGGCAGGCGCCGTAAACGGCGGATGCGCAGGCGCTGGCCGCTGGTTACGGCTCAATACTTCAGCCGCAGTTCTTCCACCTGTGGCTGCTGCAGCGCGTACCAGTCCTGGAATTCTTCCTCGGTGATCTCGTCCGGTGCGTACACCGCGATCGGGTGCCAGTCATGGTCGGTCGGCAACGGCTGGCGCGGCCCGGCGCGCAGGCTGTAGGCCACGCCTTCGTAGTCCACCAGGTCGTCGACCTGCGGCCACTGCTCGCGGGCGAACTGGGTTTCACTCTTCAACAGGATCACCTGGTACATCGGCACCTCCACTGCGGTTGGATCGGAAAAACGCGGCGCTGGCGGAAGCATACCGCTGCGCCGATGACGGCACGCGCTCCGCCGCGGCGACGGAACGTTCTGGACATGACCCTCGCCCCGGCTTCACCCGCCCGTGGCAGTGCCCTCGTCATCGTGGAGGTCCTCTCCTGCCACGCCTGACAATGACCGACCTGCCGCCCCTGAAGACCGTCACCGACCTCAAGCTGCCCCGCTACCTGGGCACCTGGTACGAGATCGCCCGCCTGCCGATGCGCCACGAACCGGAGGGCTGCACCGACGTATCGGCGCATTACACCCTGCTCGACAACGGCAACGTGGGTGTCACCAACCGCTGCCGCATGGACGGCGAGGTCGAGGAAGCCACCGGCGAGGCCTGCGCGATCGACAACGACAGCGCGCGGCTGGAAGTCAGCTTCCTGCCCAAGGGCCTGCGCTGGCTGCCCTTCGCCAAGGGTGACTACTGGGTGATGCAGGTGGCGCCGGACTACAGCGTTGCCCTGGTCGGCAGCCCGGACCGCAAGTACCTGTGGCTGCTGGCGCGTGAGCCGCGGCTGGATGCCACCGTGCAGGAACATTATCTGGCAGCCGCACGCCTGCAGGGCTTCGATCTGTCCGAACTGATCCAGACCCCGCATACCGGCCACCCCACTGCCTGAGCACCAACGCGCATGGACCTGAAGAGTGGATACCCGTGGTGGGCGGTGCGCAACGGCCTGATCCAGGCCTTCCCGCCGCTGGAGCAGGATCTGCACTGCGATGTGCTGGTGGTCGGTGGCGGCATCACCGGCGCGCTGATCGCCGATGAGTTGTCTGCCCATGGGCACGACGTGGCGGTGATCGAGCAGCGTGACATCGGCTGGGGCAGCACCGCAGCCAGTACCGCGTTGCTGCAGTACGAAATCGACACCCACCTGCTGGAGCTGGCCGCGCAGTATGGCAACGACGCTGCGGCGCTGGCTTACCGGGCATGCGCCGATGCGATCCCGGCCCTGCGCCAGGTGGCACGCGGCCTGAAGGACGTGGATTTCAAGCAGATGGACAGCCTGTACCTGGCCAGTCGCCGCCGTGACGTACCGCGGCTGATGGCCGAAGGCGAGGCCCGCCGTGGCATCGGCCTGGATGCGCGCTGGCTGGACCGGGAAGCGCTGCAGGAACGTTTCAGCGTCGATGCCGGCGGTGCGCTGTTGACCCGTCAGGCGGCGCGCGTGGATCCGTACCGTCTGGCCTATGGCCTGCTCGAGCGTGTGTGCAAGCGCGGCGGCGTGGTGCATGACCGCACCGTGCTGCATGCCCTCACCCCCAGCGCGCGCGGCGTGACCGCACGCACCGAATCCGGAGTGCAGATCCGTGCCCGCCACGTGGTGCTGGCGATGGGCTATGCCAACCAGCAATGGCTGGACCCGCGCGTGGCACGCAACCGCAGCAGCTATGCCTTCATCACCGACCCGATCAACGCCGACGAGCTGGGCTGGCTGCAGCGCACCATGGTGTGGGAGAGCGCGCGCCCCTACCTGTACCTGCGCGCCACCGGCGACCGGCGGCTGCTGGTGGGCGGGCTGGACGACGCCATCGATGTTCCCGCCCGCCGCGATGGCCGGGTGGAAAGCAAGGCCCGCAAACTGATGAAGCAGCTAATGCAGTGGTTCCCGCACCTGCAGCCGACCCCGGCGTTTTCGTGGGCGGGCACCTTTGCCGAGACCGCCGACGGCCTGCCGTTTTTCGGGCCGCATGCGCAATGGGGCCCGCGGGTGCAGTTCGCCATGGCCTACGGTGGCAACGGCATCACCTATTCCATGATCGGCGCCGGGCTGCTGCGGGCGGGGGTCGAGCGGCGCAAGCATCCACTGGCGGGGCTGTTCGGGTTCGGGCGGCTGTAACGTGCAGCCAGGCATGGCCTGGCTCTACCGCAATCGGCGGGCGACAGGCATCATTCAAGCAACGCCTGCTAGCGTCGGCCTGTACCGCCGCGTGCTGCGCGGCCCCTCTCCATTGGAGCGCCGTCATGATCCGCCCCCTGACCCTGCTGCTGTGCCTGGCCGCCCTGCCCGGAACTGCCCTGGCGCAGTCCGCTGCCGGTGCCACCGCGCCGCAGGCTTCCGGCCTGGACCTGTCCGTGCCGCAGACGCCGATCCGCTATCTCAACGATCCGGCGCTGCAACAGGATCCGCCGGGCACGTTCTACGGCGACAAGACCGGCCCACGCGTGAACGGCGACGGCAGGATCGCCGATGTGACGGATGACAAGGTCAAGGTGTCCGGCAGTTTCACCACCGGCATCGGCTACGCCAAGAATTACGGCAACACCCACTACAACGCCGCCACGCTCAACCTCAGCAAGAACTACACCAACGATGAAGGCAAGACCCGCGGGGTCAACGTCAACATCCACGTGAGCGAAGGCAAAGGCCCGGGCTTCTTCGGGCCGTATGGTGGCGGCGGTTACTACGGGGGTGGCCCCGGCTATTGGGACTACCCACCGCCCTACGGCTGGTAACCCACGCCCCTGCAGAGCCGAGCCCATGCTCGGCTGCGGCCGGCTGCAGCGCCGAGCATGGGCTCGACGCTACATGGATGAGCATCAATCCAGCCAGCCATCACGCTCGCTGTGCAGGATGCGGCCGTCATACCCACTCAGGCGCACGTCCACGCGCTGATTGCGGGCATTGCGGGCTTCCAGCGACCACGTCGCACCGTCGCGTTCCAGCGAATGGATCTCACGCAGGCCCTGCGACTGCGCCTTGGCCAGCACCTGCTCAGTGCTCAGCAGTGCGCGGCTATCGTGCTCGTCGAAGATCTCGCCGGTCTTCGGGTCCACATACACCTCACTGAAGCGACCGTCGGCGCGGCTGACATCGGCTTCCCACAGGCCATCATCGCGCTCGATCTCATGGATCTGGGTGTAACCGGCCTTGCGCAGGGTCTGTTCGACCTGGGCCATGCCCAGCGGTGCCGCCTGGGCAGCGGGAGCAATGGCAAGCGCAACGACGGTGGCGAGGGTGAGCGACTTCAACATGGGGGTTCTCCTGTTCGGTGCCGGACCATCCCGGCAACGCCACGATGCATGGCGTGGTTAACAGCGGCTTAGCCAGCGCTGTTAGCCAACCGTTAGTCGGTGGCGGCACACTCGCGCCTGTTCCCCATTCCCCATCACCCGCGTGCCCATCCTCTCTTCCCTGTCCCTGCTGCTGGCCCTGGCCAGCGCCCCGACCGCCACCGGCCCTGCCCAGGACCCGGCGCAGCAGGTTGCGCGCCGGGCCGTGCAGCAGGGCCGCTACGTGCCGCTGGAAAGCGTGGTGCGCGATGCGCTCAAGCGCCACCCCGGCCAGCTGCTGGAAGTGGAGCTTGACGACGGCGTGTACGAAGTGGAGATCCTGCGCGCCGACGGCGTGGTGGTGGAGCTGGACTATGATGCGCGCAACGGCAGGCTGCTGAAGACGGAGCTGGACGACTGATGCGCATCCTGTTGGCCGAAGACGATGCCGCATTGGCCGAGCGCCTGCAGCCGCTGCTGGAACAGGCCGGTTACGTGGTCGACGTGGTGGCCGATGGTCGCCAGGCCGAGGAGATCGGCCAGGTGGAAGACCTGCAGGCGGCGATTGTCGATCTGGGCCTGCCCGGGCTGGATGGCCTGAGCGTGATCGAGCGTTGGCGTGGCAATGGCCGCGACTTCCCGGTGCTGGTGCTGACCGCACGCGGGCGCTGGCACGACAAGCTGGCCGGCTTTGATGCCGGCGCCGACGACTACCTGACCAAACCCTTCCAGGCCGACGAACTGGTGCTGCGCCTGCGCGCGCTGATCCGTCGCAGCCATGGCCATGCCAGCCCACGCCTGCAGTGCGGCCCGCTGCAGCTGGACGTCAATGCCGGGCGCTTCGACCTGGACGGCCAGGCACTGGCGCTGAGCCCGCAGGAATTCCGCCTGCTCAGCTACTTCATCCACCACAATGGCCAGGTGATCGGCCGCGACCGCCTGGGTGAGCACGTATTCGATGGCGGCCACGATCCCGATTCGAATGCACTGGACGTGCTGCTGGGCCGCGTGCGCCGCAAGCTTGGCACCGATCTGATCCAGACCGTACGCGGCCAGGGCTGGCGGTTGGCCGCGCCGTGAGCCCGCAACCGTCACTGCGACGCCGGCTGCTGCTGGCCGGTGGCATCGGCCTGCTGCTGGTCTCGGCACTGGCCAGTGCGCTGCTGGGCGAACTGTTCAAGCGCAGCGCGCGCGACCGCCTGGACAACGAACTGCAGCAGGACATGCTGACCCTGCTGGCGCAGGCCGAGATCGATGCCGACGGCCAGCTGCAGTTGCGGCAGGAACCCAACGACGCGCGCTTCCAGCGCGTGTTCTCCGGCGCCTACTGGCAGATCGCCGATGGCAGCGGCAAGGTGCTGCTGCAGTCGCGTTCGTTGTGGGACGAGACGTTGCCCGTGGCCGCCAATGGCGCAGCCGAACGCAATCTTCCTGGCCCGCTGCAGCAGTCGCTGCGCGCACGGGTGCAGCCGGTGCGCCTGCCCCGCGCGACCCAACCCTATGTCGCCGTGGTCGCCACCGACCGCAGTGCATTGGACGCGGACGTCGCCGCGTTCCGCCAACGCAGCGCGATGGCGCTGGCGGTGCTGGTTGCCGCGTGGCTGGCGGTGTTGGCCAGCCAGGTGCATTTCGGCCTGCGCCCGCTGCAGCGTCTCGGTGCGCAGCTGGAACGTGTGCGCCGCGGCGATGCACAGCGCATCGATACGGCGGGACTGGGCGCTGAAATCGCGCCGCTGGGCGACGAACTCAATGCGCTGCTGGACCACCAGCAACGAATGGTGGCGCGCGCGCGTACCAGTGCACAGGATCTGGCGCATGCGCTGAAGACACCTTTGAGCGTGCTTGCCGCCGAAGCTGATGGTGAAGGCCGCGAGTGGCGCACCACGCTGCGCGAGCAGGGCGCGCGCATGCAGGCCAGCGTTGATCGCTATCTTGCCGCCGGGCTGACCGCCGATCATCGCGAGCGCACACCGGTGGCAGCGGTGGCGCAGGCGATGTGCAGGCTGATGGCACGCGTGCATGGCGAGCGCGCGTTGCAGTTCCAGGCCGAGGGCATTGCTACCGATCTGCAGTTCGCCGGTGCCAGTGCCGATCTGGAAGAGATGCTTGGCAACCTGCTCGACAATGCCGGCAAGTGGGCACAGCAGGACGTGACAGTGACGGCGCGTGCGGACGAAGGGCAGTTGCGCATCGACGTGCGCGATGACGGCCCGGGTCTGGCAGCCGAGGCGCTGGCGCAGGTCACCCAGCGCGGCGTGCGGTTGGATGAGCGCGAAAGCAGCAGCGGCCTGGGGTTGGCGATCGTCGGCGATATCGCCGCCAGTTATGGCGGGCGGCTGGCGTTGGAGAACGCGCATCCGGGATTGCGTGCCACGTTGTGGTTGCCGGGCATCGTCAAGCAATAGATCGACCTGGATGCGCCGTTGTAGAGCCGAGCCCATGCTCGGCTCGGGGCAGTGCGAAGCGCAGCCGAGCGTGGGCTCGGCTCTACAGGCAGCGCGAAGAGCGCCGACCAAGGTCGGCATCTACCAGAGCAGGTGTTCGCTGCAAATCAGCGGTGGTGCATCCACCAGCAATCAATCGCGTCCAGCGCGATGTGGATCATCAAACCAATCCCCACCAACCGCGTCTTCTTCGGTACGCACAGGCCCGCATACACGGCAATCGCCGGTGCGGTATGCAGCGGGTGGAAGCCGATGCTGCAGCGGTTCGGGGCATAGATCGGATCGGCCAGCAGATGGTCCAGGTCGATGATCCAGCCCAGCAGCAGCAACAGCCACGCCGACGCAAAGCGCTTGCGCCAGAACAGCCATGCCAGCAGGGCTGGCACGGCGGCATGCAGGAACAGATGGAAGATCGCGCGGGCGCTCATCGGGGGCTGGGGTGACGGCACGGGGCCGTCACCCGGCGCATCAGACCAGCGGTTCGTCGGACAAGTAGGTATAACCGGTCAGGCCCGCTTCCAGCGCTTCGGACAGTTCCTGCGCGCGCTCCGGCGACAGCTCGGCGGCGGCCACGCGCTGCGCATACGCCGCACGCAGGTCATCCAGCTTGTAGCCCACGTAGTCCAGCATCACGTCGGTGGTGTCGCCGCGGCGCTGCTGGGTGATGGCGTAGCCATCGGCATCGGCCAGCACTTCCACCGCGTCGGTATCACCGAACAGGTTGTGGATGTCGCCGAGGATTTCCTGGTAGGCACCGACCATGAAGAAACCGATCCGGTAGCTTTCGCCATGCTTGATCGCGTGCAGCGGCAGCGAGCTGTCCAGGCTTTCGTTCTCGACATAGGTCTTGACCATGCCGTCGGAATCGCAGGTCATGTCGGCGATGATGCCGCGGCGGTCCGGCGTTTCGTTCAGGCGCTCGATCGGCACGATCGGGAACACCTGGTCGATCGCCCACGCATCGGGAATCGACTCGAACACGCTGAAGTTGACGAAATACTTGTCGACCAGGCGCTCGTTCAGTTCATCCAGCGCCGGGCGATGGCTCTTCTCGTCGTAGCTCAGGCGCGCACGCACACCGTGGGCGATGGCATAGAACAGATCGTCGATGCGCGCACGCTGCGGCAGGTCGATCTGGCCCAGCGCATAGCTGGACAGGCCTTCGGCATGGAAGTGCTGCGCTTCCTGGAACAGCTCCACCGCCGGACGCACGTCCAGCTCTTCGTGGATCTCACGCAGGTGGCGGATCGAGGCCGGCTCGTCGTCGTGCTGGTCCGGCACGCGGCCTTCCTGCGCCTGTTCCACTTCGGACACATTGGCGATCAGCACCGCGTGGTGCGCGGTCATCGCGCGGCCGCACTCGGTGACGATGCGCGGCGGGGTCAGGCCGTGTTCTTCGCAGGCATTGGCCAGCGGCTGCACGATGTTGCTGGCGTACGAATTCAGGCCGTAGTTGATCGAGCAGAAGCTGCGCGAGCGGGTGCCTTCGTAGTCAACGCCCAGGCCGCCGCCCACGTCGACGTGGGTGATCTTCGCACCCAGCTGTGACAGCTCGACGAAATAGCGGGTGGCTTCGCGCATGCCGTTGGCGATGTCGCGC includes the following:
- a CDS encoding phosphoglycerol transferase I, whose product is MLWILLLSLLLLSWLFLASAKWVWWKAGLFSLLLLALSAWWLIDKLSGDGLNAATLYHLGADMEGAGVADFKGYIAGFIVLAAVSLLPLFATRVKRWRRPTAGGAWFAGFAALWVATIMISPLARDGQRLYQQLRPVDFARIAPEYQVPTQALQRPRNIVWIYGESLERTYLDEAVFPGLMPNLNRLAAKSLDVRGLASAEGGGWTIAGLVSSMCGVPLTTSQGDENSMDRMGSFLPKAVCLGDYLKQQGYTNHYLGGANGQFAGKGQFLASHGFDEVHDLAWFKQQKKIGRIHYSAWGVHDDVLLDTAYQRFEQLSRQDAPFMLTTLTMDTHHPAGHLPVACKGERYQSQYGNIGMLNALKCTDRLISQLVERILASPYGKDTLIVIASDHLAMPNDLSHILTKQKRENLLLFLGDGVTPRQLAAEDGSTLDSGATLLSLLDPNLQTMGFGRSLLDDKRAPSASAAARRDGGRDYPQYLAFARSLWLGEPTRQLKIDGDDQVVVGLQHVQPPVLLEYDKDWDLKSVYLENTSRQFDDADPDNTLAYVDRCTAFEDGSADGDWCALLVNRDNGIKLYRDGELRNGIGVDAPLDAFQGPRPSVRQAHMITQKGRRTRAGQYMLQLVASTRPDRGFWIEAVSSQRKVVLAQQWVQPDADGKINVSFGLDHEVDDLEIRAWLNHAEKLAVDTFALVPSRGRPRG
- a CDS encoding FAD-dependent oxidoreductase, whose protein sequence is MDLKSGYPWWAVRNGLIQAFPPLEQDLHCDVLVVGGGITGALIADELSAHGHDVAVIEQRDIGWGSTAASTALLQYEIDTHLLELAAQYGNDAAALAYRACADAIPALRQVARGLKDVDFKQMDSLYLASRRRDVPRLMAEGEARRGIGLDARWLDREALQERFSVDAGGALLTRQAARVDPYRLAYGLLERVCKRGGVVHDRTVLHALTPSARGVTARTESGVQIRARHVVLAMGYANQQWLDPRVARNRSSYAFITDPINADELGWLQRTMVWESARPYLYLRATGDRRLLVGGLDDAIDVPARRDGRVESKARKLMKQLMQWFPHLQPTPAFSWAGTFAETADGLPFFGPHAQWGPRVQFAMAYGGNGITYSMIGAGLLRAGVERRKHPLAGLFGFGRL
- a CDS encoding HAMP domain-containing sensor histidine kinase, whose product is MSPQPSLRRRLLLAGGIGLLLVSALASALLGELFKRSARDRLDNELQQDMLTLLAQAEIDADGQLQLRQEPNDARFQRVFSGAYWQIADGSGKVLLQSRSLWDETLPVAANGAAERNLPGPLQQSLRARVQPVRLPRATQPYVAVVATDRSALDADVAAFRQRSAMALAVLVAAWLAVLASQVHFGLRPLQRLGAQLERVRRGDAQRIDTAGLGAEIAPLGDELNALLDHQQRMVARARTSAQDLAHALKTPLSVLAAEADGEGREWRTTLREQGARMQASVDRYLAAGLTADHRERTPVAAVAQAMCRLMARVHGERALQFQAEGIATDLQFAGASADLEEMLGNLLDNAGKWAQQDVTVTARADEGQLRIDVRDDGPGLAAEALAQVTQRGVRLDERESSSGLGLAIVGDIAASYGGRLALENAHPGLRATLWLPGIVKQ
- a CDS encoding DUF3772 domain-containing protein → MAGVSSFFRTILVRGPWLGLLLCCTLLLAVPALAQDDDPTPKQQLAQIDSTLKDVARKRVDAEATETLGTLSETASQAKRDAEALEKTLQPQLDQLNEQLAQLGDAPKDTTEPPELAAQRRTLTRQRDALVASIAQAKSNAVRAQQLSADIDKQRNAQRTEELGRKVASPLSPALWQQVADQLPNDIARVMPLAQQGRAALTTAIATHGWGTLLLGLAAALVMMFPLRLWLRALGRRFAASERAPDGRLRRSGLAMWLLLVGTLLPGYAVVVLVASLDAIGAIPPRLQSVAEGIQAATFAAAFISALSACLLVPKRPSWRLLNLDDTAALKLRKYAWGAAALAWLSTVLVAIDRATRTSDVTTVAVDGVIALTYLGLIMAMLVTLARLHRRQTAEAEAKLEAQADGQGAAVPVRRSSWLVLARVAGNIAVVAAIVATLMGYVNFAKFVNQQLIGGSIVVLAATLLFKFVDDFSTWLLNADSKVGQTILLSTGLSVSKLEQAGVLLSALLRTFVVLFALLALAAPFGNIGSVVERVASLANGIVINKDLTLQPGRIVTGVLVLLVGIGLTQLLQRWLTDTYLPKTELDLGARNSISTIAGYVGIILVGLWALTAMGLNLKNLALLVSALSVGIGFGLQAIIQNFVSGLILLTERPVKIGDWVKLGDQEGDIKRINVRSTEIQVSDKSTLIVPNSELITKTIRNMTMGNNQGRIQIQFAVPTSTDVASLRQALLDAYGAHTSVLQQPAPSVYIDSIAGGQISINSFAYVASPRQVYGTRSDLYFSLLQILAERNIPLSTPTDIHITRDPEQ
- a CDS encoding response regulator transcription factor, with amino-acid sequence MRILLAEDDAALAERLQPLLEQAGYVVDVVADGRQAEEIGQVEDLQAAIVDLGLPGLDGLSVIERWRGNGRDFPVLVLTARGRWHDKLAGFDAGADDYLTKPFQADELVLRLRALIRRSHGHASPRLQCGPLQLDVNAGRFDLDGQALALSPQEFRLLSYFIHHNGQVIGRDRLGEHVFDGGHDPDSNALDVLLGRVRRKLGTDLIQTVRGQGWRLAAP
- a CDS encoding PepSY domain-containing protein — translated: MLSSLSLLLALASAPTATGPAQDPAQQVARRAVQQGRYVPLESVVRDALKRHPGQLLEVELDDGVYEVEILRADGVVVELDYDARNGRLLKTELDD
- a CDS encoding lipocalin family protein yields the protein MTDLPPLKTVTDLKLPRYLGTWYEIARLPMRHEPEGCTDVSAHYTLLDNGNVGVTNRCRMDGEVEEATGEACAIDNDSARLEVSFLPKGLRWLPFAKGDYWVMQVAPDYSVALVGSPDRKYLWLLAREPRLDATVQEHYLAAARLQGFDLSELIQTPHTGHPTA
- a CDS encoding PepSY domain-containing protein, with the translated sequence MLKSLTLATVVALAIAPAAQAAPLGMAQVEQTLRKAGYTQIHEIERDDGLWEADVSRADGRFSEVYVDPKTGEIFDEHDSRALLSTEQVLAKAQSQGLREIHSLERDGATWSLEARNARNQRVDVRLSGYDGRILHSERDGWLD
- a CDS encoding DUF6122 family protein, producing the protein MSARAIFHLFLHAAVPALLAWLFWRKRFASAWLLLLLGWIIDLDHLLADPIYAPNRCSIGFHPLHTAPAIAVYAGLCVPKKTRLVGIGLMIHIALDAIDCWWMHHR